The Amycolatopsis japonica nucleotide sequence GGCCGGGCGCGACCTCGCCGAAGCCCTCGGGCTTCTCGATCAGGAACGTGGTGAGGTTCTGGTGGGCCTTCTCCGCGCCTTCGTCGGTCTTGACGAGCAGCGCGATCAGGTTGGAGCTGCCGCCGTTGGTCAGCCACATCTTCGAACCGTCGATGACGTAACCGTCGTCGGTCTTGCGGGCGCGGGTCTTGATCGCGGCGACGTCGGAACCGAGGTCCGGCTCGGACATCGAGAACGAGCCGCGGACCTCACCGGTCGCCATGCGCGGCAGGAAGTGCTGCTTCTGCTCCGGCGTCCCGTGCTGTTTGATCATGTGCGCCACGATGAAATGCGTGTTGATGACGCCGGAGACGCTCATCCAGCCGCGCGCGATCTCCTCGACCACGAGCGCGTAGGTCAGCAGCGATTCGCCGAGGCCGCCGTACTCCTCCGGGATGGTGAGCCCGAACAGGCCCATCTCCTTCATCCCCTCGACGATTTCGGCGGGATAGGTGTCGGAGTGCTCGAGTTCCTGCGCGCGCGGGATGACCTCCTTGTCCACGAACTGGCGGACCGTGGCCAGGATTTCGGACTGCACGTCGGTCAAGCCGGCGGTCTGGGCGAGGCGAGCCATCGCTGCTCCTAAATTCGCGCGCACCGGGCTCCCGGCGCTGGGTTACCGGTGAGTATGCCGTCTGACGTGGGACCTCGCTATGAGCGCAGTCACGCGTACGCCATCCGTGAGCATGCCACTACAGTGACAAGCCGATCACAGTCCGAGGGGGACGAAACGTGGCTCAGCAGCCTTTCGGCGGGTTCCCGCCGCAACAGCAGTACGCCTTCCCGAACCAGCCTCCGGCGCGGAGCAAGGATTCCGGCCTCGCGACGGTCGCCTTGATCTTTTCACTCTTCGGGCTGATCGGGCTGGTGTCCGTGATCCCGGGGATCGTCCTGGGGCACGTCGCGTTCGCGAAAGCCCGGCGCGGTGAGGCCGGCGGCAAGGGCATGGCGCTCGCCGCGTTCATCGTCGGCTACCTGATGATCGTCCTGTACGCCATCGCGATCCCGGTCCTGCTCAACGTCGCCGCGAAACACGGCGCTTTCCGGTAGCGATACGGTCCTCGTCTACGAGGGGACCAGCATGACGAATCCGCACGACCCGTATGGACAGCAGCCGTACGGGCATCAGCCGTCCGGGCAGTTCGAGCAGCCCTACGGACTCCAGCCGTACCAACCGCCGCCGCAGCAGTACTACGTCCAGCAGGCCTATGTGCGGCCGCCGGACCAGGGCATGGCGGTGGCGTCGCTGGTGTGCTCGCTGATCGGGCTGCTCATGTGCTTCCCGGCGATCCTGGGGATCATCTTCGGGCACATCGCGCTCTCGAAGGCCAAACGCGGTGAAGCCGGCGGCCAGGGCATGGCGCAGGCGGGCATGATCATCGGGTACGTCGTCACCGGGCTGTGGCTGATCCCGGTCATCCTGTGGTTCATCTTCGTGGTGCTCGCGATCGGTGCCGCGGGCGTCTCGTGACCCGTCCCCGGACGATACGGTGGTGTCCCGCACGAACCAGGGGGCCAACCGGATGAGCAGTTCCGACTCGCAGGACACACCGTCGACGTCGTCCTACACCGACTCGAACACCTTCTCGGATCCGACTTCCGCGTCCTCGGCGTCCGAGACCGCGTCGAGCCCGCAGCCGTTCCAGCCGCCGGAGCCGTTCACCCCGCCCCCGCCGTTCGTGCCGCCCGCCCCGTTCGAGGTGCCTTCGGCTTCCGCGCCCGACCCGGCTCCTGTTCCCGAGCAGACTCCCGTCCCGGTCGAGACGTACGGGCAGACCATCGACCCGCTGACCGCCGAGCCCGTCCCACCGCCCTTCACGGCTCCGGACACTTCGGTTCCTCCGGTGTACACGCCCGTGCCGTTGCCTGCCGCTTATCCGCCGCCGCAGCCGTACAACCCGTACGCGATGGCGGCACCCCCGCGTTCGCAGGACAACGGGATGGCGATCGCCGGGCTGGTGTGCTCGCTCGTCGGGATCTGCTCGTGCGTCACCGTGATCGTCGGGCTGATCCTGGGGCACATCGGGCTGGCGAAGGCGAACCGCGGCGAAGCGGGCGGACGCGGCATCGCGCTCGCGGCGGTGGTCATCGCGTACATCGTCATCGCGCTGTACGTCGGGTTCATCGGGACGATGATCATCCTCGGGGTGAACGGCGAGCTCGACTAGCGCTGGGCCTCGTCCGGGCGGGGCCGGGCCCGGTCACGGCCGATGTTGCGAAAGCCACTTTCGCAACCTTCAACGTTGCGAAAGTGGCTTTCGCAACCCGGATACCGCTCACGGAACTTGACCCACGTCGCCCGGTTCCCTCGGCGCCGGCGCCACCTGACCATTGGCCGGCGCGTCCTCCGGAAGCGCCTCCTTCTTGGGCGTGTTCGCGTCCAGGAAGCGCAGCAGTTCCACCGGGAACGGCAGAACCAGCGTCGAGTTCTTCTCCGCCGAGACCTGCACGACCGTCTCCAGCAGCCGCAGCTGCAGCGCCGCCGGGGTGTCGGCCATGGTCGCCGCCGCCTGCGAGAGTTTGTGCGACGCCTGCAGTTCGCCGTCGGCCGAGATGACCCGCGCCCGACGCTCGCGTTCGGCTTCGGCTTGGCGTGACATCGAGCGTTTCATCGACTCCGGCAGCGCGACGTCCTTGATCTCGACCCGGTCGATGTGGATGCCCCAGTCCAGCGCCGGGCTGTCGATCATCAGCTCCAGGCCCTCGTTCAGCCGCTCGCGGTTGGACAGCAGGTCGTCCAGGTCGCTCTTGCCGATGATGGACCGCAGCGAGGTCTGCGCGACCTGCCCGACGGCCGAGCGGTAGTCCTGCACGTTGACCGCGGCCAGCACCGGGTCGATCACCTTGAAGTACACGACCGCGTCCACCCGCACGGTGACGTTGTCGCGGGTGATGCCGTCCTGTGCGGGGATCGGCATCGTGACGATCTGCATGTTGACCTTCTGCAGTCTGTCCGCGATCGGCACGAGCAGCGCGAGCCCCGGCTCCCGGATGGCCGGGCGCACCCGCCCGAACCGGAACACGAGACCGCGTTCGTACTGTTTCACCACGCGAAGGCTGGCCGCGAGCCAAGCTCCGCCCGCGACGGCGACCGCACTGAGAATCTCCACCACCATGGCTGCTCCCGGGGTTGTTCTCGCTGTTCACGGTACGCCCGGCGAGTCACGGGGGAAACACGGTGGACAGGCCTGCCAAGGTGGGTTCGTGACCGGTTTCAAGATCCCGCCCAAGTTCCTCGACCGCGCCGCCGACCTCGGCCCCGGAGCCGCCGAGTGGCTCGATTCCCTCCCGTTCCTCGCCGAGAAGTACACCGCCAAGTGGCAACTCGAATACGACGGCGAGGCCATGCACGGTTTCGTCGGTGTCGCGCAGCCCGTGCGCCGCACGGACGGCTCCCCCGCGATCCTCAAACTCGGCTGGCCGCACGAGGAGTCCGACGACGAACCGCTCGCACTGTCCACTTGGGCCGGTCAGGGCGCGGTCCTGATGTACGACAACGTGCCCGAGGACGGTGTGCTGCTCCTGGAGCGGCTCGACGCGACCCGGTCGCTGGAAACGGAGCCGATCCAGGAGGCCGTCGAGACGGTCGGAGCGCTGGCGCGGCGGCTGGCCGTCCCCGCTCCCGAAGCACTGCAGCGTTCTCTTCGGGAAGAGGCCGCGGAGCTGGTCACCGAACTCCCGGAGACCTGGAGCGAACTGGGCGAACCGTTCGAGCGCAAGTACCTCGACGCGGCGGTGGAAATCTGCGTGAACCTCGGGCCGGAAGCCGGTGAGCTGATGGTGAACGAGGATCTGCACTTCGAGAACGTCCTCGCCGGGACGCGCGAACCGTGGCTGGTGATCGACCCGAAGCCGCTTTCGGGTGATCTGGAGTTCGGCGCGATCTCGATCCTCTGGAACCGCGCGGAAGAGTCCACAATGGACGACAAGCTCAAGTGGTTCTGCGCGGCGGCCGGGGTGGACGCGGAACGGGCGCGGGCGTGGACGCTCGTGCGCGCGGTGCAGAACTGGACCTGGCTGTACGAAGACCTCGCCGAGGGCGCCTCGCCCGAGACCATCGCCGAAGACCCGGCCTACGCCGCCGTCCCCGGAATCGCGGCCTGGGCATTGCGGTGATCACACGAATCGTCGCGGGCCCCGGGAGCGGATAACCTTCGGGCATGGCAGCCGTGAACAGGGTATTCGCAGCTCAGCTGGCCGGTTTGCCGGTTTTCGGGCCCGATGGCGAATCGATCGGCAAGGTGCGGGACCTGGTGGCGGGCCTGCGCCTCGATCAGCAGCCGCCGCGGATCCTGGGCATCGTGGTCGAGCTGACGACGAGGCGCCGCGTGTTCGTGCCGATGTTGCGGGTGACCTCGATCGAGCCCAGCGCGGTCACGCTCGCCACCGGATCGGTGAACATGCGGCGCTTCCACCAGCGGCCCAACGAGGTGCTCGTGGTCGGGCAGCTCTTCGACGCGTACGCCACGCTCGCGGGCTCGGACACCAGGATCACCGTCGTCGACGCGGCCATGGAACCGACGCGGACGCGGGACTGGGTGCTCGCGAAGCTCGCGATCCGCGAACGGTCGAGCAGGCTCGGGCTCGGCAGGCGGCGTTCGGCGATGCAGGTGCTGCCGTGGTCGGAGGTGTCCGGGCTCGGGCTCACCGATCTGACCGGCCAGACCCAGGGCGCGGCGCAACTGCTGATGCTGTTCGACACGATGCGCCCGGCCGACGTCGCCGCCACGGTCCGCGATCTGCCGCTCAAACGACGGCACGAGGTCGCCGACGCGATGGACGACGAGCACCTCGCCGACGTCATCGAGGAGCTTCCCGAGGACGACCAGAAGGAACTGCTGTCCTATCTCGCCGAGGAACGCGCCGCCGACATCCTCGAAGCGATGGACCCCGACGACGCCGCCGACCTGCTGGCCGAACTGGCGCCCGCCGAGCAGAACCGCTTCCTGGAGCTGATGGAACCCGAGGAGTCGGCGCCGGTGAAGCGGCTGCTGGAGTACTCCTCCGACACCGCGGGCGGTCTGATGACCCCCGAGCCGGTGGTGCTGACCCCGGACGCCACGATCGCCGAGGCGCTCGCGCACATCCGCAACGCGGACCTGCCGGTGGCGCTGGCGAGCATGGTGTTCGTCTGCCGTCCGCCGACGGAGACGCCGACAGGGCGCTTCGTCGGCGTCGTCCACTTCCAGCGGCTGCTGCGCGAGCCACCCGCGGAGATGGTGGCGGCCGCCATCGACTCCCAGTTGCCCGCGCTGCGACCGAAGGCCACCTTGTCCGAGGTCACGCGCTACTTCGCCGCCTACAACCTCACCTGCGGGCCGGTGGTGGACGCCGAGGACCATCTGCTCGGCGCGGTCACCGTCGACGACGTGCTCGACCACCTGCTCCCGGAGGACTGGCGCGAGACCGGGCTGCACGACATCACCGGCGAGATCACCGAGGAGGCCGAACGTGCCTGAACTGACGTCCGGGCGGCGGCTCGACCAGCCCCGCGGCCAGAGCCGGTTCAGGCTGAACATCGACCCCGACTCGTTCGGCCGGTTCACCGAACGGATCGCGCGGTTCCTCGGCACCGGCAAGTACCTGTTCTGGCAGACGCTGATCGTCATCGTCTGGATCGTGCTGAACCTGGTCGCGGTCTCGCTGCGGTGGGACCCGTACCCGTTCATCCTGCTGAACCTGGCGTTCTCGACGCAGGCCGCGTACGCCGCGCCGCTGATCCTGCTGGCGCAGAACCGGCAGGACGACCGCGACCGCGTCTCCCTCGACGAGGACCGGAACCGTGCCGCGCAGACGAAGGCCGACACCGAATACCTCGCGCGGGAGCTCGCGTCGCTGCGGATCGCGCTCGGCGAGGTCGCCACCCGGGACTTCCTGCGGGGCGAGCTCGACCGGCTCCGTGAGGATCTTGACGCCAAGCCCCGCAAGGCCAAACCCGACCGCACGCCTACCGGTACGTAACATGGACCTGTGACCAGTACGCAGCAACTCCCCAGCGTCGACGATGTCCGCACCGCGCTGAAGGCCGTGTACGACCCGGAGATCAAGAAACCGATCACCGAACTCGGCATGGTCAAGGACGTGGAGGTCGGCTCGGACGGTGTGGTCACCGTCGGGATCTACCTGACGGTCGCCGGCTGCCCGCTGAAGGCGACGCTGACCAACGACACCACCGAAGCCGTCAAGAAGCTCCCCGGCGTCAACGACGTCCGGGTCGAGCTCGACGTGATGAGCGACGAGCAACGCACGGAGCTGCGAAAATCCCTGCGCGGTGACGCCGCCGAACCGGTGATCCCGTTCGCGCAGCCGGGCTCGCTGACGCGCGTCTACTGCGTCGCGTCCGGCAAGGGCGGCGTCGGCAAGTCCTCGGTGACGGTGAACCTCGCGGCCGCGATGGCCGAACGCGGGCTGTCCGTCGGCGTGGTGGACGCGGACATCTACGGACACTCGGTGCCGCGGATGCTCGGCGCGCGGGAGAAGCCGACCAAGGTCGACACCATGATCATGCCGCCGCAGGCACACGGCGTGAAGGTGATCTCGATCGGCATGTTCACCCCGGGCAACACCCCCGTGGTGTGGCGCGGGCCGATGCTGCACCGCGCGCTGCAGCAGTTCCTCGCCGACGTGTTCTGGGGCGACCTCGACATCCTGCTGCTGGACCTGCCGCCGGGCACCGGCGACATCGCGATCTCGGTGGCGCAGCTCATCCCGAACGCGGAGATCCTGGTCGTCACGACGCCGCAGCAGGCGGCCGCAGAGGTGGCCGAGCGCGCAGGCGCGATCGCGCTGCAGACGCGGCAGCGGGTGGCCGGGGTCATCGAGAACATGTCGTGGCTGGAGACGCCCGACGGGCAGAAGATGGAGATCTTCGGCTCCGGTGGCGGGCAGTCCGTGGCCGACTCGCTGTCGAAGTCGGTCGGCTCGACGGTGCCGCTGCTCGGACAGGTCCCGATGGACCCGCGCGTGGTCTCCAACGGCGACGCGGGCACGCCGATCGTGCTGGCCGAGCCGGACGCGCCGGCGTCGCTCGTGCTCAAGGAGGCGGCGAAGAAGCTGACCGTCCGGGCGCGCGGGCTGGCCGGGATGATGCTGAACGTCACCCCCGCGGGCCGCTGACCGTCCCCCTCCTCATGCATTTAGTCCTCTGGATGCGGTACTTGCGCACGCAAGGATCGCATCCAGAGGACTAAATGCGTTGGGGGTCAGGTGGCGTCCGGGTCGACCGGAGGGCGCTCACCGGGCTTCAGCGGCTCAGGCTGCGAAGCCGGCGCCGGGTGCCCGTTGGGCTTCGAGGCACCGTTGGCGCCGTTCGCCCCGTTGGTGCCGTTGACGT carries:
- a CDS encoding aminoglycoside phosphotransferase family protein, which gives rise to MTGFKIPPKFLDRAADLGPGAAEWLDSLPFLAEKYTAKWQLEYDGEAMHGFVGVAQPVRRTDGSPAILKLGWPHEESDDEPLALSTWAGQGAVLMYDNVPEDGVLLLERLDATRSLETEPIQEAVETVGALARRLAVPAPEALQRSLREEAAELVTELPETWSELGEPFERKYLDAAVEICVNLGPEAGELMVNEDLHFENVLAGTREPWLVIDPKPLSGDLEFGAISILWNRAEESTMDDKLKWFCAAAGVDAERARAWTLVRAVQNWTWLYEDLAEGASPETIAEDPAYAAVPGIAAWALR
- a CDS encoding magnesium transporter MgtE N-terminal domain-containing protein, producing MAAVNRVFAAQLAGLPVFGPDGESIGKVRDLVAGLRLDQQPPRILGIVVELTTRRRVFVPMLRVTSIEPSAVTLATGSVNMRRFHQRPNEVLVVGQLFDAYATLAGSDTRITVVDAAMEPTRTRDWVLAKLAIRERSSRLGLGRRRSAMQVLPWSEVSGLGLTDLTGQTQGAAQLLMLFDTMRPADVAATVRDLPLKRRHEVADAMDDEHLADVIEELPEDDQKELLSYLAEERAADILEAMDPDDAADLLAELAPAEQNRFLELMEPEESAPVKRLLEYSSDTAGGLMTPEPVVLTPDATIAEALAHIRNADLPVALASMVFVCRPPTETPTGRFVGVVHFQRLLREPPAEMVAAAIDSQLPALRPKATLSEVTRYFAAYNLTCGPVVDAEDHLLGAVTVDDVLDHLLPEDWRETGLHDITGEITEEAERA
- a CDS encoding Mrp/NBP35 family ATP-binding protein is translated as MTSTQQLPSVDDVRTALKAVYDPEIKKPITELGMVKDVEVGSDGVVTVGIYLTVAGCPLKATLTNDTTEAVKKLPGVNDVRVELDVMSDEQRTELRKSLRGDAAEPVIPFAQPGSLTRVYCVASGKGGVGKSSVTVNLAAAMAERGLSVGVVDADIYGHSVPRMLGAREKPTKVDTMIMPPQAHGVKVISIGMFTPGNTPVVWRGPMLHRALQQFLADVFWGDLDILLLDLPPGTGDIAISVAQLIPNAEILVVTTPQQAAAEVAERAGAIALQTRQRVAGVIENMSWLETPDGQKMEIFGSGGGQSVADSLSKSVGSTVPLLGQVPMDPRVVSNGDAGTPIVLAEPDAPASLVLKEAAKKLTVRARGLAGMMLNVTPAGR
- a CDS encoding DUF4190 domain-containing protein: MTNPHDPYGQQPYGHQPSGQFEQPYGLQPYQPPPQQYYVQQAYVRPPDQGMAVASLVCSLIGLLMCFPAILGIIFGHIALSKAKRGEAGGQGMAQAGMIIGYVVTGLWLIPVILWFIFVVLAIGAAGVS
- a CDS encoding DUF4190 domain-containing protein, which gives rise to MAQQPFGGFPPQQQYAFPNQPPARSKDSGLATVALIFSLFGLIGLVSVIPGIVLGHVAFAKARRGEAGGKGMALAAFIVGYLMIVLYAIAIPVLLNVAAKHGAFR
- a CDS encoding slipin family protein, with product MVVEILSAVAVAGGAWLAASLRVVKQYERGLVFRFGRVRPAIREPGLALLVPIADRLQKVNMQIVTMPIPAQDGITRDNVTVRVDAVVYFKVIDPVLAAVNVQDYRSAVGQVAQTSLRSIIGKSDLDDLLSNRERLNEGLELMIDSPALDWGIHIDRVEIKDVALPESMKRSMSRQAEAERERRARVISADGELQASHKLSQAAATMADTPAALQLRLLETVVQVSAEKNSTLVLPFPVELLRFLDANTPKKEALPEDAPANGQVAPAPREPGDVGQVP
- a CDS encoding acyl-CoA dehydrogenase family protein — encoded protein: MARLAQTAGLTDVQSEILATVRQFVDKEVIPRAQELEHSDTYPAEIVEGMKEMGLFGLTIPEEYGGLGESLLTYALVVEEIARGWMSVSGVINTHFIVAHMIKQHGTPEQKQHFLPRMATGEVRGSFSMSEPDLGSDVAAIKTRARKTDDGYVIDGSKMWLTNGGSSNLIALLVKTDEGAEKAHQNLTTFLIEKPEGFGEVAPGLTIPGKIDKMGYKGVDTTEAVFDGYKVGADKVLGEAPGKGFAYMMDGVEVGRVNVAARACGIAIRAFELAVEYAQQRKTFGKAIAEHQAIAFKLAEMATKVEAAHLMMVNAARLKDSGARNDVEAGMAKLIASEYCAEVTQDSFRIHGGYGYSKEYEIERLMREAPFLLIGEGTSEIQKTIISRGLLREYKSRS
- a CDS encoding DUF4190 domain-containing protein — its product is MSSSDSQDTPSTSSYTDSNTFSDPTSASSASETASSPQPFQPPEPFTPPPPFVPPAPFEVPSASAPDPAPVPEQTPVPVETYGQTIDPLTAEPVPPPFTAPDTSVPPVYTPVPLPAAYPPPQPYNPYAMAAPPRSQDNGMAIAGLVCSLVGICSCVTVIVGLILGHIGLAKANRGEAGGRGIALAAVVIAYIVIALYVGFIGTMIILGVNGELD
- a CDS encoding DUF1003 domain-containing protein — protein: MPELTSGRRLDQPRGQSRFRLNIDPDSFGRFTERIARFLGTGKYLFWQTLIVIVWIVLNLVAVSLRWDPYPFILLNLAFSTQAAYAAPLILLAQNRQDDRDRVSLDEDRNRAAQTKADTEYLARELASLRIALGEVATRDFLRGELDRLREDLDAKPRKAKPDRTPTGT